Within the Rhodospirillaceae bacterium genome, the region GTGCAAAAAGGCGAAAGAGAGGCGACCCGAGCAAAGAAGGAGATGATCGAAGCTAATCTAAGATTGGTTATATCTATTGCCAAAAAATACACCAACAGGGGTCTACAATTTCTGGATCTCATACAAGAAGGCAATATAGGCCTCATGAAGGCAGTCGATAAGTTCGAGTACCGAAGGGGTTATAAGTTCTCTACCTACGCAACGTGGTGGATTAGACAAGCGATAACTAGGTCCATTGCCGACCAGGCGCGCACCATTCGAATACCAGTGCACATGATAGAAACAATAAACAAGCTAGTTCGGACTTCTCGCCAAATGCTCCATGAGATTGGCCGCGAACCCACTCCCGATGAGCTAGCTCAAAAATTAAGCATGCCTTTGGACAAAGTGCGGAAAGTTCTCAAGATTGCAAAAGAACCAATAAGCCTAGAAACACCGATAGGCGATGAAGAGGACAGCCATCTAGGAGACTTTATTGAAGACAAAAACGCAATAATTCCTCTAGATGCAGCAGTACACTCTAACCTACGCGAAACCACCACCCGTGTTTTGTCCTCCCTTACACCGCGTGAAGAACGCGTCCTAAGAATGCGATTTGGCATTGGAATGAATACTGACCATACTCTTGAGGAGGTTGGCCAACAGTTTTCCGTGACCCGGGAACGCATTAGACAAATAGAGGCCAAGGCGCTGCGCAAGTTAAAACACCCGTCACGATCGCGAAAACTCAGAAGCTTTCTTGACACATAATAAGTTCTATAAAATTAATGACTACACCGCGAAATAGCCTGAGGTGAAACCCCAATACCACAATTAACATCAATGCCCATAGCAATGTGGTAAATTGTCAAATAAACGTGCTGCAATGTTAAATTGAATACCACGGGGCCCGTAGTTCAGCTGGTTAGAACGCGCCGCTCATAACGGTGATGTCGCAGGTTCGAGTCCTGCCGGGCCCACCATCGCCACACTTGTCAATGCCTACACAAAGGTCAATGCCTACACAAAGACAGTGCTCCAGGAGGCATACACAAAATAGCCTGTCATACTCTCTCGATGACATTCTAAATGATTGAAAACAAAAACAATTCATGACCTTGCCGACCTTAAAGGCATGGGGTAAGCTGCAGCACAGGCTGGCCGACTGGAGTGAGCGGACAAACACTCTACTGCCAAGAGACAACGGCATCGTCCGAAATTAGTGGATGAAAACATAGCCTAGCTAGGGAGGAAAAGGCCTGATGGAAGCTAAGATCGTATGGCTGTTTGTATTTGTAGCACTGTATTGGGCCTATTGTATTTATTGGGGGGTCCGGGGAGCGCTTACATCTAAAACGGCGTCGGACTACTTTATAGCAGGACGACGGCTATCAATTTGGGTTTTTGTACTAGCAGCAACAGCAACTTCGTTCTCTGGTTGGACTTTCATGGGACATCCAGGACTTATTTACCGGGATGGCTTCCAATACGCGTATGCTTCGTTTTACGCGATCACGATCCCTTTCACAGGTGTCATTTTTCTGAAACGCCAATGGATGTTAGGGAAACGTTTCGGCTATGTAACGCCTGGTGAAATGCTATCCGACTATTTTCAGGGTGATATGATCCGGATTTTGGTGGTCATAGTGGCATTGTTATTCTCGATTCCTTATCTGGGTGTCCAGTTAGGCGCCTCCGGATTCCTCTTCAATGTATTAACCGATGATTTGGTTTCACGCGGCGTAGGAATGTGGGTTCTCTCAGCTGTGGTTTTGATCTATGTCGCTTCGGGCGGACTTCGGGCAGTAGCCTATGTCGATACCCTCCAATGCATCCTACTTGCCTTCGGAATAGTGTCCATTGGGTTCATCGCCTATAGCCAGCTGGGAGGCTGGGGCTCATTCAATGATGCCATGGCAACACTAGGTAAAACCGATATCGGCAAATGGGGTGCAACTGCAGACGGGCATAATGCATATTTGGCGATCCCCGGCGTAATCCAGTTCACTGCTGGACTCGGTGTAGAAACTCCAATAGGGGGACTGTGGACTGGAATCATGGTGCTTACTTATATGTTTGCCCTTATGGGCATCCAATCTGCACCAGCCTTTTCCATGTGGTCCTTTGCAAATGCTGACCCGACACCGTTCGCCCCACAGCAAGTGTGGGCATCTGCGTTTGGAATCGGTTTAATACTATTCTTTTTCACTGCCGCCCAGGGAATGGGGGCCCATTTTCTAGGAGCAACACCATCAGTCACCGAAGTGGCTGGTATTGCCAATGTGATACCCGACCTAACTGCCAACAAACAAGGTGGTTTGATCCCGCATTATATAAATTTAATTGGCGATGCCGCCCCTTGGTTCGTTGGACTTCTAGCCGTCTGCGCACTAGCGGCAATGCAATCCACTGGAGCCGCTTATATGTCCACGGCAGGTGGGATGCTTACTAGAGATGTATATAAGCGATATATTGATCCCTCCGCAAATCATACAACGCAAAAGCTCTTTGGGCGAATAGGAGTGGCCTTTATAGTAATTTCTGCTTTACTGGTGGCCACCTACTCCCAGGATGCACTGGTATTACTCGGAGGTCTCGCAGTTGCATTTGGATTCCAGATGTGGCCATCTCTGGCAGCTGTTTGCTGGATACCTTGGATCACACGACAAGGTGCTAGTTGGGGCCTAGTTGCTGGTCTGCTGGCAGTAATCTTTACAGAAAAGTTTGGAATGGCAATAGCTGGTAGCATAGGCGTGGACCTTCCTTGGGGCCGGTGGCCCTGGACCATTCACTCTGCGGGATGGGGGATCATTTTTAATGTTGCCGTTTGTGCTATTGTATCCGCTACGACTCAAACTGAAAGCGGAACGAAGCATAGGATGGGTTACCACAACTTCCTCAGAGAGGTTGCATCTCTGCCCACCAGCAAGAGAAGTCTCGTGCCCGTCGCCTGGATCGTAACCCTCGCATGGCTCTTCTTTGGGATAGGGCCTGGCGCTGTCATTGGAAACTCTATATTTGGGGCTCCAAACGAAGGGCCGGAAGGGTGGACATTTGGCATTCCATCTATATGGGCATGGCAGATCCTTTTCTGGATTCTAGGAGTGGCCATGATGTGGTTTCTTGCCTACAAAATGGAGTTGTCAGCCCCCCCTAAAACAAAAATTGAGCCTTTGATGGACGATATTGGGGATAGAGCTTAAGCCAAGCTTGGAAACCAAATACCGCGTACAGAACTGACCCGTCCTCACATGAACTTTCTAAAAGAATGGACAATCTATCCCTCCAAGCAAATACGTCCGCAAAAGTTTTCTTGTTTAGCTAGTGCTTTCAATATTTAGTCAGGAATACTGGTTTGTATGGGCGTCAGGACTATCTCTCGCCTTATGGTTCCCAACCCGACAACTAATATGGACTGTAAGTGTGCGCCGCCTGCTACGCAAGAACTCGCTGCTTAACGAAAAGATTTCCAGTCAGTTGAAGCTTAGAGCAACCATAATATCGCTCATAATATCGATGGGTTTTGGTATTTTCTATACATTGTACCTATTTAATAAGTAAGATGTCACCAAATGTAATCAAACGATTTACGATTCTCTTGTTTGCAGCAACCCTTGTTGTAGGCGGCATGACATTATTGTACGACAATTTCTTTACGCAGCCGCCGGGTGATTATGAAACTAAACGCGGAGACATTTTTCTTTCTAGTGGGGATTTCCCTGAAGCCCTCGAATATTTTGATAAGGCGCTCAGAAAAGCACCTGACCATCGGGGAGCGTTGATGGGCCGGGCGCTCGTCTTTATTCAGACCAAACGGTATTCCGAGGCAAAAGTAGAACTTACCTACCTCATTAATTGGCTAGAAAAACACGTTTCGCCAACTGATCTGACGGGCATAGGGGCTCTGGCAGCAGCCTATGCCAACAAAGGCATTGTCCTGGACAGAGAAGGAGCCCATGAAGAAGCGTTAACTAATTATATAAAAGCACTCGAAGTGGATGAGGATTCGGTTTCAGGTCCGGGGCTCGGGTACAAAATACTCTACGATCCTCGCCCTTCTACAATACGCAAAAGAGCCCTCTACATATACGAACAGCTACAACTTGCTGAGGACCAACGGATACTGAGCCTACCTGAATTAGATTCAGCTTCTCGGATGCACAAGCCCTAAACAAATTAGCCGATAAATTTACATAAAAGAAAACAATTCCAAAACATCTCGAAACAAGATTAGAAAAAAAAACATCGCGGCTATACAACCAAACAATAGCCGTACAAAATCACTATTGCCTTGCGCATCACGATACCGGACGCCGTTGTAAGCTATTAATCCCGTGACAACTAAAAACACTATATCTACCAGTGCTTCAATATCGCTAGACACAGAAACCATTTTTCAGGGCCATGCTAAATTTGATTCTTAATACTGCAAAGTACGCACAAAGAATCAAACAGACAATACCTCGATTTTGATATCTTGGCTCAGCACAGCACGTTACACTGCCAGCATGGCCTGTATATTATTAAATTTTATCCGAGGGCGATCCCCTTCAGCCCTACTGATCTCAGCGCGATCTATAGCATACCATCGTTCTGTATCGACCACCCTTACGTTCCGCGATTCTAAAAGTGCGCGGAAATCAGACGACCCTGAAGCCGTGGCCCTTACTGCCTTAGGGCTAATCGAACCGATTACTTCCCTAGCGTCTACGCGGTTGGTACCTATGACACCATTCGACCCCCGTCGCGCCCAACCCACCACATAAACCCCATCCTCCACCATTCCATCAACATTAGTCACCTGGCCCGTCTTCAAGTCATAAGGAAGACCACCTATAGGTTTAGAGTCATACCCAATTGCCGGGATCACTAGATTTGTAGGTAGAAGAAATTCTTCCCCTGTAGCCTTAGCCACCCCATCTAAAAGCTCATTCCTTCCGAGATTGATGCCAGTAACTTGACCCTCTCCAAGTATTTCCAAGGGCGAAACAAAAAACCACAAGTGCAACCTCACTTTTTTCTCTCCTCCCACCAAGTGGGAGAATGATTCAAGGACGCGGAGATTACGCTCCTTCTTCTTTCTTACGGATTGATCAATACTGTCTAACTTCAGAGGAAAAAGACTTGGATCAACAACTGGAACAGCGTCCTCAAGACGCCCCAATTCGGACAACTCGGGGAAGCTGAAGTTTGCCTCCACGGGCCCACGCCGCCCTACAATGTAGATGTCCTCGATCTCTGAATTGGCTAAACACTGGCCCGCAACTGGATCAATATCCGTCTTAGCCAGCTCAGGTTCATTTTTTGCTAAAAGTCGGGCTATATCGAGAGCAACATTCCCATTCCCGATTACCACTACAGACTTAGCCTTACTCACAGAGACACTACAATCGACAAAGCCTGGGACCGCATTATACCATCCAACAAAATCCGTCGCATTAACCACTCCTTTGGTATCAGCACCCGGAATTGTAAGACGTCGAGGATGTTCCATGCCAACTGAGATAACTACCAGATCGAAAATGGACTTAAGTTCTTGATAGGTGACATCGCGACCCACATTCACATTACCATTAAATCGTATCCCACTTTTGGCGAGAATTTTGTCAAATATTTTAGTAACGTTCTTGGTGCTTAAATGATCTGGAGCTACCCCATAACGCACCAGACCAAAGGGCGCGGGCCACTGTTCGATTATATCAATTTCTGCATCAGGGAAGGACGAAAGCACTGCATCAGCAGCATAAAAGCCTGCTGGGCCGGCACCAACCACTGCAACCGATAGAGGCATATAGGCACCTTCTGGTTAAACCTGCCGCAAGAAAAGAAGCCTATACCTAGAATGGGCTGAATAAAAAGCGGCCACAATACAGAAAAGCTCCAGACCTTAGTCGCGCCCCCTCAGATCACGACAACCAATAACACCAACCGAATACTCCCAATCCTGCCTTGGAATCAAGAAAAACTGTAGCACCTTGGATAAAACAATTTTACGGCACATCTAGGCACTTGTTACACGCGCTCCAGTACCACTGAAATACCCTGCCCGACACCAATACACATAGTACAGAGGGCCCTTTTCCCCCCTTGTGCCCTTAACTGGTAGGCTGCCGTTGTAATGAGTCTGGCTCCACTCATTCCCAAAGGATGCCCCAATGCAATGGCACCGCCTTGTTGATTGACGTGGCTAGAATCATCAGGCAGGCCAAGATCCCTTAAAACGGCCAAGGTTTGAGCGGCAAAGGCCTCATTTAGCTCAATCAAGTCAAAGTCACCTATTTCTAAACCAGCTTTAGCCATAACTTTGCGAGTGGCGGGAGCGGGCCCCATGCCCATGACACGCGGTTCAACGCCTGCGGTAGCCATTGCTACTACCCGAACCATGGGCGTCAAACCATAGCATTTGACCGACTCCTCGGAGGCAAGTAGAAGCGCGCATGCACCATCATTAACCCCGGCCGCATTTCCGGCAGTCACTGTCCCCTCTTGCCTAAACGGCGTAGACAATTTTGCGAGCCCCTCCATCAAGGTGTCAGGCCGCAGATGCTCATCCTTATCAATTATCAAATCGTCTTTCTTACGTCGCGGAACCGAAACTGGCATGATTTCTTCAGTGTACTTGCCCGCATTTTGCGCCTTGCCCGCCCTGACCTGACTCCGATAAGCGAACGCGTCCTGGTCTTCACGTCGAATTTGAAAGGCTTCCGCAACATTTTCAGCAGTCTCGGGCATGGAATCCGTCCCATATTGCTGCTTCATGAGCCGATTGACAAAGCGCCACCCAATGGTCGTGTCATACATCTCTGCATTTCTCGAAAAAGGAGCGTCATTTTTCCCGATCACAAAGGGAGCACGTGACATGCTTTCGACCCCGCCCGCAATAACCAAATCCACTTCGCCGCACCGAATTGCACGGGCGGCCGTGCCCACGGCATCCATACTAGATCCACAAAGTCGATTAATCGTGGCACCTGGAACCTCGGGCGATAAGCCCGCCAATAAACCTGCCATACGTGCGACATTCCGGTTATCCTCTCCAGCTTGGTTCGCACAGCCATAAACAATGTCGTCCAATTTTCCCCATTCCACCTTAGAATTTCGTTCCATCAGCCCGCGGATTGGAATAGCTGCCAGATCATCTGTTCGTATAGAAGAAAGTCCGCCACCATAACGACCAACCGGTGTTCTTATTGCATCACAGATGTACGCTTCAGACATTACTGGAAACCCCCTGCAAAGGTAATTAAGCTAGAGTAAGTATCATACTATATCGAAAAGGGAATTTCCCCATCGCCTATTTTATATTGAAAGCATAATGCCTGCCAGCCACAATCTCGCCTTCGTGAAACGTCATCTCCGTATCCTATCCCGGCTGTTTTTCTGGGTTTAACTGTCTATCTTCTCGTGCTTCTGCTAATAGAAATTTTTGGGAAATTCGGACTATAAACAGATGAGTAATTCAATTCCCTTTCTCATTAATGGGCCCTCTGGCGGAATGGCCACAATTGTCCTGGCGCACGGCGCCGGAGCACCCATGGACAGTGAATTCATGGAGTACATAGCTACCCAACTTGCATTAAGAAGTATAAAGGTTGTGCGCTTTGAATTTCCTTTCATGGCCGAACGGCGCAAAGGCGGTTCCAAACGGCCCCCAGATTCAATGCCACAGTTATTATCATTCTGGCACACCGTACTGGGGCAACTAGGATCCGAAAAGAATCTATTTATAGGGGGAAAGTCTCTCGGGGGCCGAATAGCTAGCATGATAGCTGACAGCCACCCGGTAAAAGGCTTAACTGTTTTGGGCTATCCCTTCCATCCACCAGGAAATCCCGCAAAGACCCGCACATCCCATATGAGATTCTTAAAAACTCCGTGCCTTATCGTTCAAGGTGAGCGAGACACTCTGGGAAATAAAACAGAAGTAGATCGATATCGCCTCTCTCCAAATATATGCATTCGATGGCTTTCCGACGGCGACCACTCCTTCAAACCCAGAAAGAAATCTGGGCGCACGTTAATTCAAAACTGGGATGAAGCGGTTAGCCATATCTGCCTATTCCTGCAAAAAGCCGTCATGGAGACATAAGTATGCAATAATACACCTCGTTAATTTTTGGCACTCCCTGCTTTTTTGTTGCAAGGCTGCAAATAATCCAAGTTAGTAGGTAATCCGCTATTTCTCAGACAAGGCCCACAGCACGGAGAGCCCGGCTTTGCCGTTCCTCCAATTCACTAACTTCAAAACCATCAATCAACTCTTCAAAGGTTGCATGCCAATTTATCTCCGCCTTCAAGTGCATAAAAACAGAACCCAAACCAACGGCCGCCCGATCGACCAGCACGAACTCAGGTGGAGGCTTAACACCCCCTAAACGGCGAAGCTCCCCGTGTACCTGGGATGCAACTTTGGCCCCATACTGACTGCCTCCATCATTTTGTATCCTTCTTGTTTTGTCTTCCAACAGAGGGGCGTACACAAAATTAGCCCAAACATTCAGCACTTCTATTATCTCTTTTGATAAGTTCGCGAAGCCCCAGCTTTCGTAAGCCGCCACCTCCAATTCTTTATCCCCCTTCAAAAGAGCTTGATAAAGATCAATAACCCCTTTCACAAAACGAGCTTCAAATATCCGGACACAGCCAAAATCAAGCAAGTTTATGGTTCCATCAGGGCGGGCTGTATAATTCCCCAAATGGGGATCGCCGTGAATCACACCAAAAAAATAGAATGGCACGTACCACGCCCGAAACATATTGCGAGCCAACGTATTGCGGATTTGAGGGGTTTTTTCAGCTATTCTTAACAAAGGCTCGCCATTTAACCACGTCATTGTCAATAAACGCTCTGTGGACTGGTCCCTCATTATTGCGGGCACCCTTATACCAACCTCCCTGCTTAAGAAGTTCCCATAAAGGCGGCAGTGGCGCGCTTCTCTCTGGTAGTCCAACTCTTCGCGCAATCGATCAGAAATCTCCTGATATATAGATGTTGGATCGATACTGTCGTCATATCTCTGGAAAAGATTGAAGATCAATTTTAGCTGCACAAGATCGGCCTCCACTGCGGAGCTCATACTTGGATACTGCAATTTGCAGGCCACCCCTTGTCCGTCCTGGAGGGTTGCCCTGTGAACCTGGCCCAAAGATGCAGCAAATGCCGCCTCTTTCTCAAAGGATTTGAAATTGCTTTGCCACTCTTTTCCAAGCTCTGTAGCCATACGTCTGCGAACAAAAGGCCAACCCATTGATGGGGCGTTTGACTGTAATTGCCGGAGCTCTGCAGCATATTCTGAAGGCAAAGCATCTGGTATGGTCGCAAGCAATTGCGCAACCTTCATCAACGGTCCCTTTAAGCCTCCTAGAGCATCCTTTAAGTCCTTTGCGTGACGGGTCCGGTTGATTTCAAGCCCCAGGTACCTCTCGCCAGCAACCCTAGCAGCCAGATTCCCCATCCGGCGAGAAACATCCGCATATCTTAATAACCTACTCCCACGCCTATTTGAATCCGATGACTTTGAGAATACGTCATCAGCCATTTTCAAGCTCGTCAACAAAACCTTCAATAACCCTCAATCCCTCGTGCCAAAAATCTGGATCCCCCGCATTCAGTCCAAAAGGCCTCAAAAGCTCAAAGTGTCGCTTGGACCCTCCGGCTCGCAACATATCAAGATACTTGTCTTCAAACCCATCGGGTTCAACTTGATAAATACCATAGAGTGAATTCACCAGACAGTCTCCGAATGCATACGCATACACATAGAAGGGTGTATGAACAAAATGCGGAATATACGACCAGTAGACCTTATAATCCTCATGGAGCTGTATACCTGGCCCTAAACTCTCTGCCTGGGTCTCCATCCATACATTCCCTATAACTTCGCTGGTCAACTCACCTGATTGTCGTAGCCCGTGCAATTTTTGTTCAAATTGGCAAAAAGAAATTTGGCGAACCACTGTGTTAAGCATATCCTCTATTTTTCCAGCTAACATTAATTTGCGCCTGGATGATTCCCTTTCCCGCTCCAACATCGCCCGAAAAACTAGCTGCTCGCCGAAGACACTAGCTGTCTCAGCCAATGTTAGGGGTGTCTCAGCCATTAGGGCCCCCTGATCTGCAGACAAAACCTGATGGACCCCATGTCCCAACTCATGGGCAAGCGTCATAACATCTCTGACCTTGCCTTGATAATTAAGCAAGATATAAGGGTTGGCAGAGGGAACCGTGGGATGGGAGAATGCTCCAGGAGTCTTGCCTGGTCTGACGCCGGCATCTATCCATTTTTTTTCAAAAAATTGTTCGCCAACTCGCGCCATTGTGGGAGAAAAATCATTATAGGCGGATAAAACCAAGGCTCTCGCTTCCTCCCAGGACGTCAGAGAATCATCATCCTCCGGCAACGGCGCATTACGATCCCAATAATCTAGCTTCTCTTTGCCCAACCACTTAGCCTTTAGTTTATAGTAACGATGCGAAAGCTTTGGATAACTTTGCTCCACCGCCTGTATAAGAGAATCTACTATGCCATCCTCAACTAGATTCTCTAGGTTTCGCGATGATATTGGTGCGGCAAACCCTCGACGTTTATCCTCAATCTCCTTGTCCTTAATCAAGGTATTAGTAATTAAGGTAAGGGTTCTAATTTGGCCAGAAAGGACACCAGAGATTTCCTGTGCTATTTCTTTACGCACAGTTTGCTCTGGCGAAGCCAAAAGATCGAATGCCTCTGAACTGTTTAACAACTTTCCTCTATGGACGAAACTCAAGCCAGCGATAGTCTCGTCAAACAGCCGTACCCAAGAAGATCTTCCCGTAATACTCTTATCCAAAAGAACGCTCTCTGCATCATCCGAGAGCTGGTAAGGGGCAAAAGCCCGACAATCTTTGATCCAAGGCCCATAGAGAAGTAAATCTGGGAATGTCAAAAACTCTTTAACTTTACCATCCTCTAAGCGATTAATTTCTAGATTAACGAACAGCAACTTACTCGAAATTTCCGTGCATTTTTCCTGCAGGTTCTGATAAAATTGGCCATTATGCTCATCTCTCATATCCGCGGCATAGACGAGCTGCGAGAAGCTGGATAATCTGCCTAGCCTGTCTTGCAAAGACTCATACCTCTTGATAAGAGACAATATTTCTCTTGCCTCTAGGTCCGCTATCCGACCTTGGAATTTATCTGCCAGAATTTGCGCATCAGTCCGAACTTCCGCTAAACACTCTTCCACCTCAGGGGCACAAATACCCGAAAATAAGGCCCCCAGATCCCATTCAGGAAGCACTCCTAATCTCTCGTTCTTTTTTGGTAAAACAGACATAAAACCTCGCCTTCACTAGGTATTTATATGTTGATCATCTATAGCTAAAACAACCGAGCGCATTGTATTATTTACTATAATATAACTAGGTTGGACCAGTGCCGGTAAAGGAGGTAAAAATGGATTTGAATCGTTGGCCAAATTTGGTTGCAATGTTCTTTGAACAAGCTAGATCGAAGAAGGATTCCCCATTCCTGTGGAAAAAGCAACAAGGCGAATGGAACTCCATAAGCTGGTCGGAAACTGCGAACCAAGTGCGATTACTAGCTCTTGCATTGCAAGAATATGGCCTAAACTTGGGTGATAGAGTTGTACTTGTTGGTGAAAATAGCCCTGAATGGGCCATTGCAGACTTTGCGATTATGGCAGCCGGCGGGATTACCGTGCCGACCTACACAACAAACACATCCGATGACCATCACCATATATTGGCAGATAGTGAAGCAACAATAGCCATAGTTTCAAACCAGAAATTAGCCGACCCTTTGTTGAAGGCAGCCGAGCGACTTCCAGCTCTGAAACAAATAATCTCTATAGAAAAGATTGTAGTAAATCGTGATGCTGGGTTTAACATTAAGTCTTGGGATGAAGCACTACGCCAGGGCAATTTGAGCAACGACCGAAATGTACTTAGATCCGATCAGATAACCCAAGAAGATACTGCCTGTATAATTTATACCTCTGGTACTGGTGGTACTCCCAAAGGGGTCATGCTCAGCCATCGTTCTATACTGTGCAATTGTGTAGGAGCCTTCCACTTACTTCTTGAATTGGGTCTTGACGATGAAGTCTTTCTATCGTTCTTGCCACTTTCCCACTCCTATGAACACAGCTGCGGACTCATGTTTCCCACCGCTATTGGCGCACAAATCTATTACGCTGAGGGCATAGATAAGTTGGCATCGAACCTCACAGAAGTTCGACCCACCCTTATGACAAGCGTGCCCAGGCTATACGAGATGATGCGGCTGAGAATCATAGATGGTGTTCAAAGAGCAGGCGGACTCAAAGCAAAACTTTTCATGCTTGCCCTTGATTTAGGTACGGAGCGCTACGAGCAAGGAGGGCAGTTAAAACTTCATAAAACACCAACAGATAAGCTGGTAGATATTTTGGTGAGAAAAAAGGTCAAAATGAGGTTTGGTGGCCGGCTAAAAGCCATGGTGTCTGGCGGGGCTCCCTTAAATATACAAGTCGGAATATTTTTTACTGCATTAGGGCTACGCCTATTGCAAGGATACGGCCAAACTGAAGCTGGGCCGGTAATCAGTTGCAATCCATCAACCAAAATTAAACTTGATACTGTGGGCCCCGCTCTCCACAGCGTCGACGTTAAAATTGCGGAAGATGGTGAGATCCTAGTTCGAGGCCCCCTTCTAATGAATGGTTATTGGAAACAGCCTAACACCACCCAGAATACCATCAAAGACGGCTGGCTTCACACGGGAGACATCGGAGAGCTAGATGGAGATGGCTATATAACCATCACAGACCGAAAAAAAGATATTATCGTATTGTCTGGAGGAGACAACATATCTCCTCAAAGAGTAGAGGGCGTCCTAGGGCTAGAGCCCGAGATTGCACAAGCAATGGTGGTGGGAGACGGCCGCAAACACCTTGTGGCATTGCTAGTCCCATCGGAACAAACCCGCGAACTTCAAACAAATTCCCCTGACGAGAATACCTTAAAAAAAACCATTGGAGATGCCGTCGCAAGAGCTAATTCAACCCTTTCTGTAATTGAACAAGTGCGAGGCTTCAGTGTTGTTGAAGACCCCTTCACTGTCGATAACGAAATGCTGACACCTACCCTAAAAAACAGGCGTCACAAGATCCTCCAAAATTATGCAGAAGCCATTGAAACTTTGTATTAGCGATACAAGTTACCTAATCGCCGCAAACAGCACTCGCTCTCATAACCTTACAAAGCGAGATCGGTAGACCGATCAAAAATATGAATTTGCTCAGTATCAAAGCAGACCTTGGCAGATTGTCCAGGTTGTGGATTTAACTCGGGAGCTACCCGCCCGCACAACGCTTCACCTGCTAGAGAAAAGTAAACCATGGTTTCCATACCTAGTGGCTCCACAAAATCTACCCCGACTGAAAGAGAAATACCA harbors:
- a CDS encoding sodium:solute symporter, with product MEAKIVWLFVFVALYWAYCIYWGVRGALTSKTASDYFIAGRRLSIWVFVLAATATSFSGWTFMGHPGLIYRDGFQYAYASFYAITIPFTGVIFLKRQWMLGKRFGYVTPGEMLSDYFQGDMIRILVVIVALLFSIPYLGVQLGASGFLFNVLTDDLVSRGVGMWVLSAVVLIYVASGGLRAVAYVDTLQCILLAFGIVSIGFIAYSQLGGWGSFNDAMATLGKTDIGKWGATADGHNAYLAIPGVIQFTAGLGVETPIGGLWTGIMVLTYMFALMGIQSAPAFSMWSFANADPTPFAPQQVWASAFGIGLILFFFTAAQGMGAHFLGATPSVTEVAGIANVIPDLTANKQGGLIPHYINLIGDAAPWFVGLLAVCALAAMQSTGAAYMSTAGGMLTRDVYKRYIDPSANHTTQKLFGRIGVAFIVISALLVATYSQDALVLLGGLAVAFGFQMWPSLAAVCWIPWITRQGASWGLVAGLLAVIFTEKFGMAIAGSIGVDLPWGRWPWTIHSAGWGIIFNVAVCAIVSATTQTESGTKHRMGYHNFLREVASLPTSKRSLVPVAWIVTLAWLFFGIGPGAVIGNSIFGAPNEGPEGWTFGIPSIWAWQILFWILGVAMMWFLAYKMELSAPPKTKIEPLMDDIGDRA
- the pcaF gene encoding 3-oxoadipyl-CoA thiolase, with product MSEAYICDAIRTPVGRYGGGLSSIRTDDLAAIPIRGLMERNSKVEWGKLDDIVYGCANQAGEDNRNVARMAGLLAGLSPEVPGATINRLCGSSMDAVGTAARAIRCGEVDLVIAGGVESMSRAPFVIGKNDAPFSRNAEMYDTTIGWRFVNRLMKQQYGTDSMPETAENVAEAFQIRREDQDAFAYRSQVRAGKAQNAGKYTEEIMPVSVPRRKKDDLIIDKDEHLRPDTLMEGLAKLSTPFRQEGTVTAGNAAGVNDGACALLLASEESVKCYGLTPMVRVVAMATAGVEPRVMGMGPAPATRKVMAKAGLEIGDFDLIELNEAFAAQTLAVLRDLGLPDDSSHVNQQGGAIALGHPLGMSGARLITTAAYQLRAQGGKRALCTMCIGVGQGISVVLERV
- a CDS encoding alpha/beta hydrolase, producing MSNSIPFLINGPSGGMATIVLAHGAGAPMDSEFMEYIATQLALRSIKVVRFEFPFMAERRKGGSKRPPDSMPQLLSFWHTVLGQLGSEKNLFIGGKSLGGRIASMIADSHPVKGLTVLGYPFHPPGNPAKTRTSHMRFLKTPCLIVQGERDTLGNKTEVDRYRLSPNICIRWLSDGDHSFKPRKKSGRTLIQNWDEAVSHICLFLQKAVMET
- a CDS encoding ABC transporter ATP-binding protein, giving the protein MADDVFSKSSDSNRRGSRLLRYADVSRRMGNLAARVAGERYLGLEINRTRHAKDLKDALGGLKGPLMKVAQLLATIPDALPSEYAAELRQLQSNAPSMGWPFVRRRMATELGKEWQSNFKSFEKEAAFAASLGQVHRATLQDGQGVACKLQYPSMSSAVEADLVQLKLIFNLFQRYDDSIDPTSIYQEISDRLREELDYQREARHCRLYGNFLSREVGIRVPAIMRDQSTERLLTMTWLNGEPLLRIAEKTPQIRNTLARNMFRAWYVPFYFFGVIHGDPHLGNYTARPDGTINLLDFGCVRIFEARFVKGVIDLYQALLKGDKELEVAAYESWGFANLSKEIIEVLNVWANFVYAPLLEDKTRRIQNDGGSQYGAKVASQVHGELRRLGGVKPPPEFVLVDRAAVGLGSVFMHLKAEINWHATFEELIDGFEVSELEERQSRALRAVGLV
- a CDS encoding oligoendopeptidase F, whose product is MSVLPKKNERLGVLPEWDLGALFSGICAPEVEECLAEVRTDAQILADKFQGRIADLEAREILSLIKRYESLQDRLGRLSSFSQLVYAADMRDEHNGQFYQNLQEKCTEISSKLLFVNLEINRLEDGKVKEFLTFPDLLLYGPWIKDCRAFAPYQLSDDAESVLLDKSITGRSSWVRLFDETIAGLSFVHRGKLLNSSEAFDLLASPEQTVRKEIAQEISGVLSGQIRTLTLITNTLIKDKEIEDKRRGFAAPISSRNLENLVEDGIVDSLIQAVEQSYPKLSHRYYKLKAKWLGKEKLDYWDRNAPLPEDDDSLTSWEEARALVLSAYNDFSPTMARVGEQFFEKKWIDAGVRPGKTPGAFSHPTVPSANPYILLNYQGKVRDVMTLAHELGHGVHQVLSADQGALMAETPLTLAETASVFGEQLVFRAMLERERESSRRKLMLAGKIEDMLNTVVRQISFCQFEQKLHGLRQSGELTSEVIGNVWMETQAESLGPGIQLHEDYKVYWSYIPHFVHTPFYVYAYAFGDCLVNSLYGIYQVEPDGFEDKYLDMLRAGGSKRHFELLRPFGLNAGDPDFWHEGLRVIEGFVDELENG